The Miscanthus floridulus cultivar M001 chromosome 7, ASM1932011v1, whole genome shotgun sequence genome includes a region encoding these proteins:
- the LOC136467040 gene encoding probable protein phosphatase 2C 14, with the protein MVEAAAGRRPGTSRRRPSGSGGEHQRLVALAVATRVAMVTTRSAGPAVAGGDGAGAARTGAGAAGGSGRCMEDFFDCLLGLLGALGMTWAAAQPQRQPRAPLPRGVGAGPAPTDARRFAAELRATPGRIAGNGACAVASLYTLQGKKGVNQDAMIFWENFCSRDDTIFCGVFDGHGPYGHLVAKRVRDLLPLKLGADLGMEDGRVTSTGNIKLNTHDVASTEHIDRGGTAISSEAQQNGEYPEIFPALRTSFLKAFHVMDRDLKLHKNIDCFFSGTTAVAVIKQGHNLIIGNLGDSRAVLGTKDENNQLVAVQLTVDLKPNIPSEAQRIRQRRGRIFALPEEPEVARVWLPKYNSPGLAMARAFGDFCLKDHGVISMPDVSYHHITEKDEFVVLATDGVWDVLSNDEVASTVSRATSRASAARFLVESAHRAWRTRFPTSKIDDCAVVCLFLNTNEASESLSSLANNLADAVEVSSAQRSTTIQVTTGASIDVTALVTDGNEVSVVETVTKPVTLDLPKDG; encoded by the exons ATGGTGGAGGCCGCCGCCGGGCGCCGGCCAGGCACCAGCCGTCGGCGGCCTAGCGGCAGCGGAGGGGAGCACCAGCGCCTGGTCGCGCTCGCCGTCGCCACGCGCGTCGCCATGGTCACCACCCGGTCCGCGGGGCCTGCGGTGGCGGGAGGAGATGGAGCGGGAGCTGCTAGAACGGGCGCCGGCGCCGCTGGCGGCAGCGGACGATGCATGGAGGACTTCTTCGACTGCCTCCTTGGCCTGCTCGGCGCGTTAGGCATGACATGGGCTGCGGCGCAGCCCCAGCGGCAGCCGCGCGCGCCGCTGCCTCGCGGGGTTGGGGCGGGCCCCGCGCCAACCGACGCCCGGCGTTTCGCGGCGGAGCTCAGGGCCACCCCCGGCCGGATCGCCGGCAATGGCGCCTGCGCCGTCGCGTCACTGTACACGCTGCAGGGCAAGAAGGGCGTCAACCAGGATGCTATGATCTTCTGGGAG AACTTCTGTTCGAGAGATGATACCATCTTTTGTGGTGTGTTTGATGGTCATGGACCTTATGGCCATTTGGTTGCCAAGAGAGTAAGAGATCTCCTACCTCTAAAGTTAGGAGCAGATTTGGGGATGGAAGATGGTAGAGTAACATCCACTGGCAACATTAAGCTCAACACACATGATGTAGCTTCAACAGAACACATAGACAGAGGAGGTACTGCCATTTCCTCTGAAGCTCAGCAGAATGGAGAATATCCAGAGATCTTCCCAGCATTGAGAACTTCATTCTTGAAGGCATTCCATGTAATGGATAGGGATCTCAAATTACATAAAAATATTGACTGTTTTTTCAGTGGGACTACAGCGGTGGCAGTGATCAAGCAG GGACACAATCTTATAATTGGCAATCTGGGAGATTCAAGAGCTGTCTTAGGCACCAAAGATGAAAATAACCAGCTTGTTGCTGTTCAATTGACAGTTGATCTCAAACCTAACATTCCAA GTGAAGCACAGAGAATCAGGCAACGCAGGGGCAGAATATTTGCACTTCCTGAGGAGCCGGAGGTTGCTCGTGTTTGGCTTCCAAAGTATAACTCGCCTGGATTGGCCATGGCTAGGGCATTTGGAGACTTCTGTCTGAAGGATCATGGTGTAATTTCTATGCCTGATGTTTCCTATCACCACATTACGGAAAAAGATGAATTTGTTGTGCTGGCTACTGATGGG GTTTGGGACGTGCTATCAAATGATGAAGTTGCTAGTACTGTCAGCCGAGCCACATCTCGGGCCTCTGCAGCACGATTTCTAGTCGAATCAGCTCACCGTGCTTGGCGAACTCGGTTCCCCACTTCTAAAATTGATGACTGTGCTGTTGTCTGCCTCTTCCTGAACACAAATGAAGCAAGCGAATCTTTGAGTTCCTTGGCCAACAATTTGGCAGATGCTGTAGAAGTTAGCAGTGCTCAGCGCTCCACAACTATCCAGGTGACCACTGGTGCATCTATAGATGTTACCGCCCTGGTAACAGATGGAAACGAGGTGTCTGTTGTTGAAACCGTCACAAAACCGGTCACACTGGATTTGCCCAAGGATGGTTGA